In the Chitinophagales bacterium genome, one interval contains:
- a CDS encoding ComEC/Rec2 family competence protein, translated as MLDHIREISFLRMMPLFLLGIILAVFGQSPLLSKIIFISFAIVYLAFTAYQLFLKKQYPLRWLNGFFILLNAFFLGYIITWFNTDSNYNSHYSHYYPKEEKVLLHLRIDEAPVQKKRSKKFIGKLIALNKNAVQGNMLFYVEDSLGQYLSYGDELVLQIKPAKLQAPLNPAQFNYARFMGFRQIQHQVYFTEKQLLLHESKTRYFSVFHWSYFLRNKLSQTLSTHIQDDKAFEVAASLLLGYREKLDNETIRAYSASGAMHVLAVSGLHVGIFYWILNHLLFFLNTGRRKKQLKIVLLILIIWAYAFLTGLSPSIQRAALMFSLIGIAQNINRSSGIYNSIVASAFILLCINPYLLMEVGFQLSYSALLGIIAIQPILYKQIYIENKVLDWIWAISCVSIAAQLATFPIGLLYFHQFPVYFMVSNLVVIPAAMLLLPMGLGFFAIAALESIWSVLEPVLLIFGKIIQALFQLLNYLVFNIESLPGSLLIGFSPTILETWLCYVVVLSLLFFYHFRKKLALYTFSAAIILLLFFFNIKNWKNLSKQSVTFYAVKGATAIDLNHFDRNYFLADSALINDKDQMLFSVIHNWWLKGYTENDTVLYLESKTGFQSNSMLYRAPLLQIDNALVMIIDKQSNIEEYLPLFEQNAVDMLLVRKNPYKLIDHLGLLSENTRLIIDGSNSYGFLRKLKEAAKDQELDMHFLMEQGAYVHPL; from the coding sequence TGAAATAAGTTTTTTGCGCATGATGCCCTTATTTCTGCTGGGTATTATCCTTGCTGTTTTTGGGCAGTCGCCACTGCTCAGCAAAATCATCTTTATTTCTTTTGCGATAGTTTACCTGGCTTTTACCGCTTATCAACTGTTTTTAAAAAAGCAATATCCACTGCGCTGGCTCAATGGTTTTTTCATTTTGCTCAATGCATTTTTTCTGGGCTATATTATTACATGGTTCAATACCGATAGCAATTACAATAGTCATTACAGCCATTATTATCCAAAAGAAGAAAAAGTACTCCTGCATCTGCGAATAGATGAGGCTCCTGTACAAAAGAAACGCTCTAAAAAATTTATCGGCAAACTTATAGCACTTAATAAAAATGCGGTGCAGGGCAATATGTTGTTTTATGTAGAAGACAGCTTAGGACAATATTTGAGCTATGGAGATGAACTAGTATTGCAAATAAAACCTGCAAAATTACAAGCCCCACTTAACCCCGCTCAATTCAATTATGCCCGTTTTATGGGTTTTCGGCAGATTCAGCACCAGGTTTATTTTACAGAAAAGCAATTGCTTTTACATGAATCAAAAACCCGCTACTTTTCTGTGTTTCACTGGAGTTATTTTCTACGCAATAAGCTTAGTCAAACCCTTTCAACGCATATTCAGGATGATAAAGCATTTGAAGTAGCTGCATCCCTGCTGCTTGGTTATCGTGAAAAACTCGACAATGAGACCATCAGGGCTTACTCAGCATCGGGAGCCATGCATGTGCTGGCCGTATCGGGTTTACATGTTGGTATTTTTTACTGGATTCTCAATCATCTGCTGTTCTTTTTGAATACTGGGCGCAGAAAAAAACAATTAAAAATCGTGCTGCTTATTCTCATTATATGGGCTTATGCATTTCTCACAGGCCTCTCCCCTTCCATACAACGCGCTGCGCTAATGTTTTCGCTAATTGGAATAGCCCAAAATATCAATCGCAGCAGCGGGATTTATAATTCCATAGTAGCATCAGCATTTATTTTGCTTTGTATCAATCCCTATTTATTAATGGAGGTGGGTTTTCAATTGTCCTACTCCGCCCTGCTGGGAATTATTGCCATACAACCTATTCTCTACAAACAAATTTATATCGAAAACAAAGTTCTGGACTGGATTTGGGCCATTTCCTGCGTATCTATTGCTGCTCAACTGGCCACATTCCCCATTGGTTTGCTTTACTTCCATCAGTTCCCGGTTTATTTCATGGTTTCCAACCTGGTAGTGATTCCCGCTGCAATGCTTTTATTGCCAATGGGATTGGGCTTTTTTGCTATAGCAGCACTTGAAAGTATATGGTCTGTTCTTGAACCTGTACTTCTAATTTTCGGAAAAATTATTCAGGCACTTTTCCAATTGCTCAACTATTTGGTTTTCAATATAGAAAGCCTGCCAGGTTCTTTGTTGATCGGCTTCTCTCCTACTATTTTAGAAACCTGGCTTTGCTATGTAGTAGTGTTGAGCCTGCTGTTCTTTTATCATTTCAGAAAAAAATTAGCCTTATACACGTTTAGCGCTGCAATTATTCTATTGCTGTTTTTCTTCAATATTAAAAACTGGAAAAACCTCAGCAAGCAATCAGTGACTTTTTATGCTGTAAAAGGTGCAACAGCAATAGACTTAAATCACTTTGACAGAAATTATTTTCTTGCGGATTCTGCGCTGATCAATGATAAAGATCAAATGCTGTTCAGTGTAATCCACAACTGGTGGCTGAAAGGATATACTGAAAATGATACTGTTTTATACCTGGAAAGCAAAACAGGTTTTCAAAGTAACTCGATGCTTTATCGAGCTCCACTATTACAAATTGACAATGCTCTTGTAATGATTATTGACAAACAATCAAATATTGAAGAGTACCTGCCTTTATTTGAACAGAATGCTGTTGATATGCTACTGGTCCGAAAGAATCCATACAAATTGATTGACCACTTGGGGCTCTTATCAGAAAACACCCGTTTAATCATTGATGGCAGCAACTCCTATGGTTTTTTGAGAAAATTGAAAGAAGCTGCAAAAGACCAGGAACTCGATATGCATTTTCTTATGGAACAAGGG